Below is a genomic region from Carassius auratus strain Wakin unplaced genomic scaffold, ASM336829v1 scaf_tig00006692, whole genome shotgun sequence.
cttttttcaactATTTAAGGCCAAAGAGCTGCAGACTCTGCACAACCTCAGGAAACTATTTGTTCAGGATCTGGCCACTCGTGTAAAAAAGGTAGGAGTTCATCTCTTGTGCGTCTTCCTTTTAGTTTTCATATCTATTCTTTGTCTGTTTTGAAAGTAAACTTATGTCAGTGTAAATCcatatactgtgttttttttccaagtactcAACTTAGTGGGTATTTAATagaaggattttttatttttttgcctgtgTAGAGTGCAGAGATGGACTCTGATGAAACTGGTGGCAGTGCTGCTCAGAAGCAGAAGATCTCTTTCCTGGAAAACAATCTAGAACAACTCACCAAGGTCCATAAACAGGTAAATCCAAACCAAAAAAAGTTATCTTAATATGATTCACACGTTAGTAAATGTTTTTACTTGttcaaaatcaaaatgtacaaaCTAAATAATTACCTAAGTAATTCCTTTTATTTTGCTTATGCATCTAACATTTTTCCTCTTACTCTTTAGTCTTTATTGCCAattttagtatgttttattttgcatatcAGATGTTTTAAGGTTCATATTTCCAAAGTATTTTAATggaaataaaactgcaaaacaacatgcATAATTTATGAAAAGATAAACTAACAAaatactttctaataaaaaaacaatagtgaTTGTTGTAAACTAGATTTGTCTCTTTCACTCACTGGTGTTTTTCTGTCTTTAGCTGGTGCGTGATAACGCTGACCTGCGCTGTGAGCTTCCTAAACTGGAGAAGCGTCTGCGGGCGACGGCGGAGCGTGTGAAGGCTCTAGAGTCAGCACTCAAAGAGGCCAAAGAGAACGCGTCCCGTGACCGCAAGCGCTACCAGACAGAGGTGGACCGCATCAAAGAGGCCGTGAGAGCCAAAAACATGGCCCGCAGAGGACACTCCGCACAGATAGGTGACTGAACATTTACACAAGCACAGGCACCTTGATTCAAAATAAAGGAGTAATTCACTTTCagaatgaaaatactgtcatttactcactcaacacttgttccaaacctgtatgagcttcCTCCTCCTGTTGAGcacacaagaagatattttgaaaaatgttgggctCTGAACAGTTGATGAgcaccatagacttccattgtattttttttcctactatgcaAGTCAGTGGGGAGTGTGTAAACAAGTGAATTCGTTCTGAACGTGAACTTCTCCTTTAAcgcaacaaaaagaaaaagtattttctctcatgatttacttgtattttttggTTATAGCTAAACCCATCAGGCCTGGGCAGCAGCCCGTAGCTTCTCCTACACACCCCAGCGTGGTGCGTGGAGGTGGTGGTGTACTCTTCCAGAACAGCCAACCTATTCCAATCAGAGGAGGTGGAGCTAAACCAGAGAAGAGGTTTGTACAGTTTAAGAAAGAATCTGTGGCTTCTGTTTGAAGGAAGACCACAATGGCACATTTACTGACCCACTTCTAGTGCAACAGCTTAgtttatggaatttttttttttatttacttcagtgtctaataattaaaattcttattaataataataatcatgggCTCCCCACATGGGAGTATGAAATCCTTGGGTTTGTGAAGCACAACTTTATTGGATCCAGTATTCTCATTGCCAGTTCTTCTCGTCTTGTTTAGCTGAAGATGAGTTTTTCCCTCACTACCAAAGCTGCAAGAATGCAAGAAGTCTTCATGGAGATCTGTCATTCCATTAACATAATCCCTCCTGCCGGTGCACATCATGGGAGGACGTCCGAATCGAAACATTCATGGCTGTACAGTTCCACTCCCcatcttttttttccctccaaaGCAAATAATTTTATGAATATTGCACTCTCACACATTACACATGATATAAAAAGGAAATCAAGAATAAATGTAAGCAAAGTGAACAATTGACAGAAGCCAGTGCAATCAGTTCTTATCCGTCTTCAGCTGCCCTCTGCACACCTGTAACCTCTGATTAAGCTACTGCCTGATAACTGCAAAAGACCTCGCTCCTGGCCCGATTTCATACGGGTGAGCGTCAGACTGCAGCAAGCTTGAATAGAAAAAGCCCTAAATTGGGGACATCCAAGCGTGCTTGTCAGCGGATCTCCTGTATCACTACAAACTCAGATATACCTTTGTGAAAGCACTCTGAACAGATTCAGATCGGAAACCAAATGGGTTTTACTACCTGTAGTTACTAAAGGGGAATGTAGAAAGGACTGTAGACTTGAGTAACCAGGCCTTACACAGCAGGCTAATGCCGGAAGTGTTTCAATTTAAACTTGCGGTTGCAAAGGCTAATGGTTAGATTTTGATGTTGATCTTGTTTTTTTTAGCCAAACAGCTGAAGGTTGTCCTGTCCTGCTTTTCACAGATCACATCTTGCATATCTAAGTTCTTATTTTAACAGTCATAAACGACTGTATTCTAACTTTTTCGTCATGTATCCTCACTAATGCATCACTTTGTATTCGAGCTTGTATGTCTAAGTGGTCAGCTGACATCCGTAGAAGTCCTCAGGTGGCGTCATTGCTTTCCCGCTCTGCCACTGTGACTGATCAGCCAATCAGTTTAGCAGAATGATGGTGTGGGCGGGCTTATGTTTCATACCCTAATAACTGGGATCTCCTTGAGGACATAGCAGACATTTGTTGTTTAGTTTGAATTCAAGATAGAATTCTCCTTTTTATGCTGCAGGAAATAATACCTAATCTGTGTCGTTATTACTCAAACTAGACTATTTTTGTTTACACTTAACACTCCTGATATTGATAATGAAATGCTTATGAATTGTGAGTTTCAGGACAGGACAACCTTCTGTATCGTTTTCAGCTGTATTGCTTTCTGGGTGTTTTGTACCTATAAGAGATGTCATAAGGACCAGCGCAGTTGTGTTATTAGCCCTAAATTCTTCCATTTCAGTGCATGAAGGATAATTAATTGACGTTCATGGGGAATGccacacatttaattaaacttaaaataatagctAATCTTTTTATTACTGTGTAATAGAAACTCCATGACTTGTTGACAGACGGTTCAACCAATGGACAAATGCGCTGGATCATGCCAACAGTACAAGGTGTTTTTGGAAGATTCTGGTTGAAGGAAAGAGTGCGAGGGGATGAAATTACTGATGACACTTTTTCTGGATGAACTGCATGTATGTGTGATTAAAACAATATTCTGAAACATGTCTCagtttttccattttgttttgcTAACTTTGACTCGTTGACTTGTCATTTTGATTGCAACATGACTTAACAGTGCCACACTCTTAAATGACAATGAAAATAGCTTTTTGCCATTCACGCAGATTTTTATCTGCcatttttacttcatttaaaatgtaaaacatacatGTGAACAATTTCATTGTCTCTGTCCCTGACAGTGTAAGTTAATTTGGAtggcctttataaaaaaaaaaaaaaaaaaaaaaaaagttaaaagtaatatatatataaaaaaaagcaccATACGATATCCAAATTACCTTAAGCTATTCTTATACATATTAATGGTAAAAACCCTTtaatgcaatagaaaaaaaacataattaacgcaagatgcaaataataataataaaaaaatgttttacccaTAAATCTTATGTTTCTTGTatacatcaaaaaatatataatccaaTTCCTCATTCATACCTATATAACTGTGTGCAGACTTTATTTTCTGCTggctatttacatttatttaacattagctttttttgttttgtaggtatttttattaatttaaaaggtTTGGAAAGAcggggtgagtaaatgttgattggttttattttttgagtgaactgttcctttaagagaacGCCTGCAGTACCGATATGTGTCCACTGGGGGCTCCCGTCGGCTGCTGCTGTTTGCCAATGGCGAACGTGATGCGTTACGTACGGATTATTTTAGTAAGAGTATAAGAGTAATCGTTCTATGGTAGCAATACCATATGTCTTAAGGCTACACAAAAGCTGTACTAAAACTTTGATATTGTTTCGTGACGGTGCTTGTGTTCTTTataatgctgctgctgctgcaaagtAAAGCTGCTTGTATTAGACCCTAATAGACAAACATGCACCAAAGCCAAAGGAAAGActgaatgaaagtgttgtcttTAGTCCTCGAAGCTCTGAGGTAAACTAAGGGTTGCATGTTTAAAATCGTCTGCTGTCAGTTAGAGCACAATTTTGTTACTCACTAAAGCTGTTAGGTATGTCCTAGTTGAGGCAATTCATGTAACGTTAGCCTACAACAGTGTCCTTTAATAGCATACTAAGCCTGCGTCCCAATGTGCATACAATCCATACTAAATTCTATGTGATATTATTAGTTTTCAATACTATTTAGGgcagattttttaattttgtgcagtattttgtcattgcaacattttagtgtaattttcaataacaacagcaattgaatttatattgtataaaagTTCACTGTCATCCCACCGGCCACTGTTGAGATCATAAACATGTTTACTCATTCTATGACCacaataaacaaaactaaatatatgtcaattcatatattaatacttaacaccttaaaaataataatgtaccaAACATTCTGGTCACAATGTGACAATTTTCACTAATCATGTGAAATTGCACATACTTAATTGAGACACTttacaatttcaatatttatAGGAAGTGCACTAAAACATCAGCCAGTAAGGTTTTAGAGctttatataaatgaaaagataTATTTTATGGTGAGAATGGGTTAATGATGTCATGGACCCcaacaattttataaatatacatgtacatataaaaggaatcaatatattttaatatataaaaacccATTTATACTGTAGTAATATTTATACTGGAAAGATAATAATACTAAATGTTGTATAATAAAGAGTGCTAAATTAAgtagttttccaaatgaatgaatACTGTTATTGTATTGAAgcaaattgataaaataatatttttcaaatttactTAACTTCGTAGCATATATGCATTTGTATGAGCTTACATTAATTAAGATTCAATATGGAATATTTGTACttgtaaaactttttatttcattataagcGTGATAAATATGCTTATGTATTTCAGATTAGTTAATTCGAGAATTGAACTTTTGATGTATTATTTCTCCCTTAAGCTCACAGTGATGATCTCTCAGATCAGCCTGAGTCTGTACCTGAGTGGAGTGGAGGCCGTGAATCAGTCAGCGCTGGAGCACAGAGGAATCACTTTGCTGGTGAACGCCTGCGCTGAATACCCCTGTCCCGAGTATCAGGGGGTGAAGTGCGTTTGGGTGCCGGTGGAGGACCGTCCTCACGCCCCTCTGGAGCAGCACTTTGATAGCGTGGCTGAGCAGATCCAGCAGAACCGCTCTGGAAGCTCTCTGGTGTTCTGCTCGGCCGGGAGAAGCAGGTCTCCGTCTCTTATCATGGCGTATCTCATGCGCTTTGAGGGTCTCTCGCTGCTTCAGGCTCATCAGCGGGTTCTGGCAGCACGGCCCTTCATTCGACCAAATGCAGGCTTCTGGAGACAACTGCTTCAGTATGAGAGGAAACTGACCCACAGCAACAGCATCAGGATGGTGTCCACCTCACAGGGCGTCCTACCGGAGGCCATCCAGCTCACACAGGACTCCTCATACTGCCTGGATGTTTAATTCTGGACACCCTGAACTGGACATatttttatagtgtgtgtgtgtaaaacaaatAGCTCTGTAGTATTTAATTGTAAGTAAAACATATATTTCAGTATAATACAATGATAACTGAGTCTGTTGTAACTTTTTTGATGTATAGATTTTAACACATAAATGCACGGATAATCAAGTAAATCTACATTGCGTCAGCCCATTAAaagttcatcttgaaatatttatttaacaatataacatttattattatgtttaagcTAATGAAAATCATTAAAGATTTCACATCCCAAAGACGTGAACCACAAccagaattattttaaatgtaagactaaaactataataaaaggCCTCAGATTAAATGTATGAACTATCAGTCAGAGGGCAGAAGGCATGTAGATGATTGTGtccaacaaactttttttcagcaaagatTAAGATTATTCtgatcatttagaggccttagaaattcATGTATCAGGTGAGATTTTCTGGGATATCGTTGTTGGTTAGTGTAACATATATATGTTTCAGATCATTGTAGTTCAAGCACCTCCTGTAGGCAGGTGTATCTGTACAGTTTTGTTTTGTGACTGTATATGACTTTGGTTTATTTGATTGCTATAAAGTGCATGTCAAAGTAATTTTTCTACATGCCATTTCCTTTACTGCAGACCACTAGGGTGTCTTCAACAATTGCTAGAAGTCATTGCAAACTAGGTGCATTAGTTTACCTTTGTTTCATTTCCTATAGAGGTTAACTTAAGGCAGCTCTCTCAAACACGTCACGTGGTGTCTCATAAGTGTTTATGAGACACCATGGACCAAGTCTCTAAGTACTGATACTACAGTAAAATAAGAAAAGGTCATATGCAAAATAGTTTGTTGCACTGATTTAAAATCTGAAGTGGTGCAAATAAGTAGTCTTTTTGCTAcactattgattttatttataatataatatatagttctTGAAACTTCTGGAGCAATTGTGGTTCACCAATTTACCAATATCAACAACTCGATATTGGTAaatttttaaataggcctattatAATTTGGTAATGTAGGGGCCCTTTAAAATTGTTCTGGATCAGATCAGCTCATCAGATCATACTAACCAGGAGAAAATGAGAGTGCTTTATAAACTGTGCTGCACTCTGGTGGAGACAATGTTAAATCTGCCTTTTATTCTAGACTGGTAAAGCAGGAGCCAGATCTGTTTAGAGCCTTGGGTAAGTGCACACCAGTTTCGGCTATTATATCATATGCATGTAAAGTCtgtactattaaaatatttatacaagcAGCATTGCACAAACTCCAAATGTTAATTTTTCATcttgttaatttaatttgttcagTTAAAACttgtcatgttgttccaattcCACTTGACTTATGAAACACAAAAGgtcaattttttaaattatatcttGGCTACTCCATTTCAAACAGAACAGAACTCTATTCTCTATTCTAGATAGTCTATTTTTAGAAAGTACTGTGTAGAAAATATTAAAAGGGATAGTCCACCTGAAAATTCTgccataatttattcaccctcaagtcgATACAACCATACATGACTTCTTTCTTCTGTGTAATCCAGTATTAGATATTTTAAAGGATTGTGGTATACCAGACCggttcccactgacttccactTTATGcacaaaacaactaaaactacaaaagaaaaaaaaaatgaatgggggCTGAAACTATTTTATTGCACctattatttataatatcttCTTGTGTTTCCCCagaagtcatacaagtttgggaAAATATGACAGTGTGTATGACAAAATTAGCATTCATCTGAATTCTCAGGGCTTTTCTATGGAGACTTTCCGAACGCGCCAATAACAATGAGAACTATAATATGACACCATCCAGTGACgcaaataat
It encodes:
- the LOC113071250 gene encoding dual specificity protein phosphatase 14-like, giving the protein MISQISLSLYLSGVEAVNQSALEHRGITLLVNACAEYPCPEYQGVKCVWVPVEDRPHAPLEQHFDSVAEQIQQNRSGSSLVFCSAGRSRSPSLIMAYLMRFEGLSLLQAHQRVLAARPFIRPNAGFWRQLLQYERKLTHSNSIRMVSTSQGVLPEAIQLTQDSSYCLDV